Proteins from a single region of Dyadobacter fanqingshengii:
- a CDS encoding Lrp/AsnC family transcriptional regulator, whose product MEQLDKIDTKILRILQKDAKKTTKEIATMLNLTVSPIYERIRRLESLGYIKQYVAILDKKLINRQVTTICQVSMRYHNEAFIEKFEQEIQNLQEVQECYHMAGQVDFLLKINVASLDDYHDFVKYKLSKIDNIGVLNSTFVLKEIKHTSEFYI is encoded by the coding sequence ATGGAACAGTTGGATAAAATTGATACCAAGATCCTGCGGATTTTGCAAAAAGACGCAAAAAAGACAACGAAGGAAATTGCCACAATGCTAAACCTGACGGTCTCACCAATTTATGAAAGGATCCGAAGGCTGGAAAGTCTGGGTTATATCAAACAATACGTGGCAATCCTGGATAAAAAGCTCATTAACCGACAGGTTACAACGATCTGCCAGGTTTCGATGCGTTACCATAATGAGGCATTTATTGAAAAATTCGAGCAGGAAATTCAGAATTTACAGGAAGTCCAGGAATGTTATCATATGGCTGGACAGGTTGATTTTTTACTGAAAATCAATGTCGCAAGCCTGGACGATTATCACGATTTCGTGAAATACAAACTGTCTAAAATCGACAATATTGGTGTTTTAAACAGCACTTTTGTGCTTAAAGAGATCAAGCACACGTCGGAATTTTACATTTGA
- a CDS encoding transglutaminase family protein yields MKMKGRSIFTYDVYAPTTVTTMLRPRRQEGQSIIQEGFNIEPSVPFSEYTDIYGNPCQRTVLPVGKVTITTEVQAQVSATKSIPNPPPTFMLVGDLPDEVMHYILPSRYCESDLHEINMLVMNIAGNLTPGYAQVEAIRTWIHQNVKYQYGVTDSSTTALDVARSRIGVCRDFTHLAIALCRNLCIPARMTVGYLDRLKVMDLHAWFDVYIGGQWYTFDAVQEKTGGYRIEIAHGRDAADVAMVTQYGNATLQSLHVETELLEAEQTNS; encoded by the coding sequence ATGAAAATGAAGGGAAGAAGCATATTCACGTATGACGTGTATGCACCCACCACTGTAACGACTATGTTACGCCCCCGCCGTCAAGAAGGTCAGTCCATCATTCAGGAAGGTTTTAACATTGAGCCATCCGTTCCCTTTTCAGAATATACCGACATATATGGCAATCCGTGCCAGCGGACCGTTTTACCAGTTGGCAAGGTAACCATTACCACAGAAGTTCAGGCGCAAGTGAGTGCGACCAAGTCCATTCCCAACCCGCCGCCAACATTTATGCTTGTGGGCGACCTGCCCGACGAGGTTATGCATTACATTCTGCCAAGTCGTTACTGTGAGTCAGATTTGCACGAAATAAATATGCTTGTTATGAACATTGCAGGCAATCTGACGCCAGGTTATGCGCAGGTTGAGGCGATACGGACGTGGATTCATCAAAATGTTAAATATCAATACGGTGTAACCGATTCCAGCACGACAGCACTCGATGTTGCCCGTAGCCGGATTGGCGTATGCCGCGACTTTACGCACCTGGCCATTGCATTATGCCGCAATCTTTGCATTCCGGCAAGAATGACGGTTGGCTATCTTGACAGACTGAAAGTAATGGACCTGCACGCCTGGTTTGACGTTTATATCGGCGGCCAATGGTACACATTTGATGCCGTGCAGGAAAAAACAGGTGGATATAGAATTGAGATCGCTCACGGCCGTGACGCTGCTGACGTGGCTATGGTTACGCAATATGGCAATGCCACGCTGCAATCATTGCATGTGGAGACAGAGCTTTTAGAGGCGGAACAGACTAATTCGTAA
- the kbl gene encoding glycine C-acetyltransferase → MNATIQEELHEELEAIKAAGLYKKERIITTPQAAQIATDGKDVLNFCANNYLGLSSHPEVIKAGIEAINTHGFGMSSVRFICGTQDIHKELESKTAAFLGMEDCILYAAAFDANGGVFEPLLNEKDAIISDELNHASLIDGIRLCKAKRFRYKHNDMADLEQQLKDAAGSRRILIVTDGVFSMDGTIAQLDKICDLAEANNAMVMIDECHASGFMGKTGRGSHEFRNVMGRIDIITGTYGKALGGASGGFTAAKKEIVEILRQRSRPYLFSNTLAPSIVGASIKVLDLLSSSTALRDKLEKNTAYFRKEMTDAGFDILPGEHPIVPIMLYDAKLAQEFASKLLEEGIYVIGFFYPVVPQGKARIRVQISAGHEQAHLEKAVEAFTKVGKELGVI, encoded by the coding sequence ATGAACGCAACCATTCAGGAAGAACTGCACGAGGAACTGGAAGCCATTAAAGCGGCCGGTCTATATAAAAAAGAAAGGATTATCACAACTCCGCAGGCGGCTCAGATCGCGACGGACGGAAAGGATGTGCTGAACTTTTGTGCTAACAATTATCTGGGTCTTTCATCTCACCCTGAGGTGATTAAGGCCGGGATTGAAGCCATTAATACCCACGGATTTGGTATGTCATCTGTTCGGTTTATTTGCGGAACACAGGACATTCACAAAGAACTGGAAAGCAAAACAGCCGCGTTCCTGGGCATGGAGGATTGCATCCTCTACGCAGCAGCTTTTGACGCGAACGGTGGCGTTTTTGAGCCGTTATTGAATGAAAAAGACGCCATTATTTCCGACGAATTGAATCACGCTTCATTAATAGACGGCATCAGGCTGTGCAAAGCGAAACGTTTTCGTTACAAGCACAATGATATGGCGGATCTGGAACAGCAACTCAAAGATGCCGCGGGAAGCCGCCGTATCCTGATTGTTACAGACGGTGTGTTTTCGATGGACGGAACCATCGCACAGCTTGACAAAATCTGCGACCTGGCCGAAGCAAACAATGCTATGGTCATGATCGATGAATGTCATGCATCCGGCTTCATGGGAAAAACCGGTCGCGGATCACACGAATTCCGGAATGTAATGGGCCGCATTGACATTATCACGGGCACTTACGGAAAGGCATTAGGAGGCGCCTCGGGCGGTTTTACAGCTGCCAAAAAGGAAATTGTTGAAATCCTGCGCCAGCGTTCAAGACCATATCTTTTCTCAAACACGCTTGCGCCGTCCATTGTCGGAGCGTCTATCAAAGTGTTGGATCTGCTTTCTTCCTCCACCGCATTGCGTGATAAGCTGGAAAAAAACACGGCTTATTTCCGGAAAGAAATGACGGATGCTGGATTCGATATTTTGCCGGGAGAGCATCCCATTGTTCCGATCATGCTTTATGACGCGAAACTTGCGCAGGAATTTGCTTCTAAATTGTTGGAAGAAGGCATTTATGTGATCGGGTTCTTTTATCCCGTTGTGCCACAGGGCAAAGCCCGCATCCGCGTACAAATTTCCGCCGGCCACGAGCAAGCGCATTTAGAGAAAGCCGTCGAGGCGTTTACGAAAGTTGGGAAAGAGCTTGGTGTTATTTAA
- a CDS encoding NAD-dependent epimerase/dehydratase family protein has translation MKSECILVIGANGQIGSVLVEYLREIYGVEKVIASDIRLPEHQVPPHRVPPHETGLFEKLDATDGNALAALVKKYKVTQIYHLAAILSAKGEQEPLKTWHINMQTYFNVLEAARENQVAKVFYPSSIAVFGDNVDTKAEQWSYLDPATVYGISKAAGENWSNYYFQRYGMDIRSLRYPGIIGYQSMPGGGTTDYAVDIYHKAVQGEAFECFLEAGTTLPMIYISDAMDATVRLMEAPKDKISVRTSYNLAGISFSPEEVAASIRKIIPDFNITYKPDFRQKIAESWPAQIDDMQARKDWGWRPAYNLDKMTEEMIIELKKKYQSVKS, from the coding sequence ATGAAATCAGAATGCATATTGGTGATCGGTGCGAATGGACAAATCGGTTCGGTGCTGGTTGAGTATTTAAGAGAAATTTACGGGGTGGAAAAAGTGATTGCGTCGGATATCAGGCTGCCGGAGCATCAGGTGCCGCCGCACCGGGTGCCGCCGCACGAAACAGGCCTTTTTGAAAAACTGGATGCGACTGATGGCAATGCTTTGGCTGCATTGGTCAAAAAATACAAGGTTACGCAGATTTACCACCTGGCCGCAATCCTGTCCGCGAAAGGCGAGCAGGAACCTTTAAAAACCTGGCATATCAACATGCAAACTTATTTCAATGTGCTGGAAGCAGCGCGTGAAAATCAAGTAGCGAAGGTTTTTTATCCGAGTTCAATTGCGGTTTTCGGCGATAATGTGGATACAAAGGCAGAACAGTGGTCTTATCTTGATCCGGCAACGGTTTACGGGATTAGCAAGGCGGCGGGTGAAAACTGGTCTAATTATTATTTCCAGAGATATGGAATGGACATTCGGTCGCTCCGATATCCGGGCATTATTGGTTACCAGTCTATGCCGGGCGGCGGGACGACCGACTATGCTGTTGATATTTACCATAAGGCCGTCCAAGGCGAAGCATTTGAATGTTTCCTGGAAGCGGGCACAACACTTCCCATGATCTATATCAGCGATGCCATGGACGCGACGGTAAGGTTAATGGAAGCGCCAAAAGATAAAATATCCGTGCGAACGAGTTACAACCTGGCCGGGATCAGTTTTTCCCCGGAAGAAGTGGCCGCCAGCATCCGCAAGATAATTCCCGACTTTAACATTACTTACAAGCCCGATTTCCGCCAGAAAATCGCAGAATCCTGGCCGGCACAAATTGATGATATGCAGGCCAGAAAAGACTGGGGATGGCGTCCGGCTTATAATCTGGATAAAATGACGGAAGAAATGATCATTGAATTGAAGAAGAAATATCAATCCGTAAAAAGCTGA
- a CDS encoding neutral/alkaline non-lysosomal ceramidase N-terminal domain-containing protein → MRFLRIFLRIIGVIVLVLLLVIATMITTMDNTPYKEMPYYGQWKRLVSNVKKDTSGSIGQLQAGWAKVNITPASPTPTAGYGNRRGKLYTAVHDSVYVRAMVIDNGETQAAIIAADLLIVPPTVIKLLQSRLTEKEIPFDQVFFGATHSHNSVGGWGTGISSLFFSGKYDPATVERLADAIFQAIVLAKAKLEPVDLTYMEAIDTVDIRNRLVGGEGEIDPEIRSAAFVTKSGKKAILSSYAAHSTVLNSKNIVLSRDYPGMLVDSLEKGRYDFAMYMAGAVGSMGPIEKGADDFDEVKNQAYGVQKALLSDSALKMKSKGATLQAITLPLPLRDPSPRLTMNINLRSWAFKKAFGEYPVFVKALRIGNILMVGMPCDFSGELVAGLDAYAKTKGINLLVTSFNGGYIGYITHDKYFDKDLYETKTMSWYGPYNGAYLQEVIKDIIDKLS, encoded by the coding sequence ATGAGATTCCTTCGAATTTTCCTGCGCATCATTGGCGTGATCGTCTTAGTCTTGTTGCTGGTCATTGCTACCATGATCACGACCATGGACAACACACCTTATAAAGAAATGCCTTATTACGGACAATGGAAAAGACTGGTCAGCAATGTTAAAAAGGACACTTCCGGCTCAATAGGGCAGTTACAGGCAGGTTGGGCGAAAGTCAACATTACACCCGCATCGCCCACACCCACAGCGGGTTATGGCAACCGGCGGGGCAAGTTGTACACTGCCGTCCACGATTCAGTTTACGTGAGGGCCATGGTGATTGACAATGGTGAAACCCAGGCCGCGATCATTGCTGCGGACTTGCTTATTGTGCCGCCGACGGTGATCAAACTGTTGCAATCGCGGCTTACGGAAAAGGAAATTCCGTTTGATCAGGTCTTTTTTGGCGCAACGCATAGCCATAACAGTGTAGGTGGTTGGGGAACAGGCATTTCGTCGTTATTCTTTTCAGGAAAATATGATCCGGCAACGGTGGAGCGGCTTGCGGATGCCATTTTTCAGGCCATTGTGCTGGCAAAAGCAAAGCTGGAACCGGTTGACCTGACTTATATGGAAGCGATTGACACTGTTGACATCCGAAACAGGCTGGTAGGTGGAGAAGGCGAGATTGATCCCGAGATCCGTTCGGCTGCATTCGTTACAAAAAGTGGTAAAAAGGCAATTTTAAGCTCCTATGCCGCGCATTCAACGGTTTTGAATTCCAAAAACATTGTGCTGTCCAGAGACTATCCCGGCATGCTCGTGGATTCACTTGAAAAAGGACGATACGATTTTGCAATGTACATGGCCGGCGCCGTGGGCAGCATGGGGCCGATTGAGAAAGGTGCTGATGATTTTGACGAGGTTAAAAATCAGGCCTATGGGGTGCAAAAAGCACTGCTATCCGACTCTGCATTAAAGATGAAATCAAAAGGCGCCACCTTGCAGGCGATTACATTGCCATTGCCGCTGCGCGATCCGTCGCCGCGACTGACGATGAACATTAACCTGCGTTCCTGGGCATTTAAAAAGGCTTTTGGAGAATATCCGGTGTTTGTAAAAGCGTTACGGATCGGTAATATTCTCATGGTCGGGATGCCTTGTGACTTTTCTGGCGAACTGGTTGCAGGATTGGATGCATATGCCAAGACAAAAGGGATTAACTTGCTGGTTACCAGCTTTAATGGTGGTTATATCGGCTACATTACGCACGACAAATATTTTGATAAAGACCTTTACGAAACCAAAACCATGAGCTGGTATGGCCCGTACAATGGCGCTTATCTGCAAGAGGTGATCAAAGACATTATTGATAAATTATCCTAA
- a CDS encoding YceI family protein yields MSVTKWIVDPVHSEVQFKIKHLVISTITGSFNNFEGGATSDLNNFENAEIHFSLDVSSIDTKVDMRDAHLKSADFFDAEQFPHITFQSNYFHKVKGDNYKLSGLLTLKGITKPIELDAEYGGAERDADGKLRIGFEVEGRISRQEFGLNYMQLTDSGGLVIGEDVKLIANIQLVKES; encoded by the coding sequence ATGTCAGTTACAAAATGGATTGTAGACCCCGTGCATTCAGAAGTTCAGTTCAAAATCAAGCATTTAGTGATCTCTACCATTACGGGTTCCTTTAATAACTTCGAAGGTGGCGCCACGTCGGATCTGAACAATTTTGAAAATGCTGAAATTCACTTCTCCCTCGACGTGAGCAGTATCGATACCAAAGTCGATATGCGTGACGCACATTTAAAGTCCGCAGATTTTTTCGATGCCGAGCAGTTTCCGCATATTACTTTTCAGTCTAATTATTTTCATAAAGTGAAGGGCGATAACTACAAACTTTCGGGTTTGCTTACATTAAAAGGAATCACAAAACCCATCGAGCTCGACGCAGAATATGGCGGCGCGGAGCGCGATGCAGACGGGAAACTGAGGATCGGTTTTGAAGTCGAAGGCAGGATAAGCCGTCAGGAATTTGGACTTAATTATATGCAATTGACAGATTCCGGTGGTCTGGTGATCGGCGAAGATGTAAAACTGATTGCCAACATTCAATTGGTTAAAGAATCCTAA
- a CDS encoding DUF4249 domain-containing protein — translation MGTRKWFPVKKMHWGYQAIVFLAVFLIVYGCIEPFSPPEVNNPESFLVVDGFLNVGSDTSRITLRNTQNTNDDTRPIMEGGARISAEAESGETYNFEERGNGVYILPPVNFNMTTKYRLHIRRSNGSEYLSEYVVVTKTPPIDSLTSKLDPNRNAMLIYVNTHDATNNTRFYRWRFEETFEYRSAFFSGLERDLETESIVVRRDNVNTCWTTLESKDIKLGSTIKLNQDIIKDLPVNIIDISTNKLFFKYSILVRQYALSREAFEYWTDLAKTTQGTGSLFDPQPSQVTGNIKNVKDAKELVFGYFSAVTEEKQRIFLTPALGRYPTCIPPDTLEPADAYTSFGVLLNTYMDAAGKTFILSSSEDCADCRAQGGTTTRPSFWD, via the coding sequence ATGGGTACACGGAAATGGTTTCCTGTAAAAAAAATGCATTGGGGTTATCAGGCAATTGTTTTTCTGGCCGTGTTCCTGATTGTGTACGGTTGTATAGAGCCGTTTTCCCCGCCGGAAGTAAATAATCCCGAGAGCTTCCTGGTCGTGGACGGGTTCTTGAATGTGGGCAGCGACACCAGCAGGATTACATTGCGAAACACGCAAAATACGAATGATGATACCCGACCCATTATGGAAGGCGGCGCGCGGATATCAGCGGAGGCGGAAAGTGGTGAAACGTATAATTTTGAAGAGCGGGGCAACGGAGTTTATATTTTGCCGCCTGTGAATTTTAATATGACCACCAAATATCGCCTGCATATCAGGCGGTCGAATGGCAGTGAATATTTATCGGAATACGTGGTCGTAACCAAAACGCCGCCGATCGACAGCCTTACCAGTAAGCTGGATCCCAACCGGAATGCAATGCTCATTTATGTGAATACGCACGATGCAACAAACAATACGAGGTTTTACCGGTGGAGATTTGAAGAGACTTTTGAATACAGATCAGCATTTTTTTCCGGACTCGAGCGTGACCTTGAAACAGAGTCAATTGTTGTCCGGCGCGACAACGTTAATACCTGCTGGACAACGCTGGAATCGAAGGATATCAAGTTAGGCTCGACAATAAAACTGAATCAGGATATTATAAAAGACTTACCGGTCAATATCATCGACATTTCCACGAACAAACTATTTTTCAAATACAGCATTCTGGTAAGGCAGTATGCATTGTCGCGGGAAGCATTTGAATACTGGACCGATCTCGCGAAAACAACACAAGGGACGGGAAGCCTTTTTGATCCGCAACCATCGCAGGTTACGGGCAACATTAAGAATGTGAAAGATGCCAAGGAGCTCGTTTTTGGATATTTCAGTGCAGTTACCGAAGAGAAACAGCGTATTTTCCTTACGCCGGCGCTGGGCCGTTATCCCACATGCATTCCGCCCGATACACTCGAGCCGGCCGATGCGTACACTTCTTTCGGCGTGTTGCTGAACACATATATGGACGCGGCGGGCAAAACTTTTATTTTAAGCTCTTCCGAAGACTGTGCGGATTGCCGGGCGCAAGGTGGGACAACTACCAGGCCATCTTTTTGGGATTGA